The following are from one region of the Aequoribacter fuscus genome:
- a CDS encoding acyl-CoA synthetase: MSITDLASIEALERQNPNPFEHLTSTYQMIADGAALNPNNTALSFFISADTYATPSTWTYSEWLQDITRAANCFRRLGIGRGDVIAYVLPNLPETHLCIWGGETAGIVFAVNSLLEGDSMRQLLENAKTQWIVTLAPTPNPEIWDRVEEALSLWSNASTKPKGVLAIDPLRHLPGAPQGTARVERSAGLPDSIAGLPVLDFHQELAKESGQALDFEPPQAQDIASYFCTGGTTGLPKIARHTHRNETANVLQLAAMAPKLMQPGKTLFTCLPLFHVNAQLGTGLAVFACGAHSLLAPPAGYRTPGLMENFWAICAHHQVASFSGVPTAFAGLLQASTQSHDLSSLMYAICGAAPMPVELLNKFEAATGMKVLEGYGLTESTTVASICPADGEQRVGSIGIRIPWEQLKTAVLDDRGAYVRDANTDEIGVIILKGPNKFAGYLDEAQNTGAWVTIPDDPETWLNTGDLGRIDADGYIWLTGRKKELIIRGGHNIDPKMIEEALAAHPAVALSAAVGRPDKHAGEVPVAYVQVSEGATVSAEELLTDLTARLSERAAIPKDVIIIDALPLTAVGKTFKPALVMREIEYVVRNEATQLGIDLNAVVVEQDNKLGIVAHITLPSDKHQMLEETLALYTFKTRLQSSD, encoded by the coding sequence ATGAGTATTACGGATCTAGCGTCTATCGAGGCACTTGAGCGACAAAACCCAAACCCCTTCGAGCATTTAACATCGACCTACCAAATGATTGCCGATGGTGCCGCGCTTAATCCAAACAACACCGCCTTGTCGTTTTTTATCAGCGCCGATACTTACGCTACGCCCTCCACATGGACTTACAGCGAATGGTTGCAAGACATCACGCGCGCGGCTAACTGCTTTCGCCGTTTGGGCATAGGTCGAGGTGACGTCATTGCCTATGTCCTGCCCAACCTACCCGAAACGCACCTGTGTATTTGGGGAGGTGAAACCGCGGGCATCGTGTTCGCAGTCAATAGCCTGTTAGAAGGCGACTCAATGCGTCAACTGTTAGAGAACGCCAAAACACAGTGGATTGTGACTTTAGCACCAACACCTAATCCAGAAATTTGGGATCGGGTCGAGGAAGCTTTGTCACTCTGGAGCAACGCCAGCACCAAACCAAAAGGTGTTTTGGCCATCGACCCACTGCGTCACCTACCCGGTGCACCGCAGGGTACCGCAAGAGTAGAACGCAGCGCTGGGCTTCCCGACTCAATCGCAGGCTTGCCCGTTTTGGATTTCCACCAAGAACTCGCCAAAGAATCGGGCCAAGCGCTAGACTTTGAGCCTCCTCAAGCGCAAGACATTGCCTCTTATTTCTGCACAGGCGGCACCACGGGATTACCTAAAATCGCCCGGCACACCCACCGCAACGAAACCGCCAATGTCCTGCAGTTAGCCGCGATGGCGCCCAAATTGATGCAACCTGGCAAGACGCTGTTTACGTGCCTGCCTTTGTTTCATGTCAATGCACAACTTGGAACAGGGCTTGCCGTATTCGCTTGTGGCGCGCATTCGCTTCTGGCACCGCCGGCAGGTTATAGAACACCGGGACTCATGGAAAATTTCTGGGCTATTTGTGCGCATCATCAGGTCGCTTCATTCTCGGGCGTGCCCACAGCATTTGCTGGCTTGCTGCAGGCCTCTACGCAGAGCCACGATTTATCGTCTTTAATGTACGCGATTTGTGGCGCGGCACCCATGCCCGTCGAGCTACTGAATAAATTTGAAGCCGCCACCGGTATGAAGGTGTTAGAGGGCTATGGCTTGACCGAAAGCACAACGGTGGCCTCGATCTGCCCCGCCGATGGCGAGCAACGGGTGGGGTCCATTGGCATTCGAATCCCGTGGGAACAACTCAAAACAGCCGTCTTGGATGATCGTGGTGCCTATGTGCGCGATGCAAACACCGATGAAATTGGCGTCATTATTTTAAAAGGGCCGAACAAATTTGCCGGTTACTTGGACGAGGCGCAAAACACAGGTGCTTGGGTCACTATTCCCGACGACCCCGAGACCTGGCTCAACACCGGTGACCTTGGACGCATTGATGCCGACGGCTACATCTGGCTAACCGGACGTAAAAAAGAGCTGATCATTCGGGGCGGTCACAACATCGATCCTAAAATGATTGAAGAAGCATTAGCCGCGCACCCTGCCGTTGCCCTTTCAGCTGCCGTAGGCCGCCCAGACAAACACGCAGGCGAAGTTCCCGTTGCCTATGTCCAAGTAAGCGAGGGCGCCACCGTATCCGCGGAAGAACTGCTGACCGACCTCACCGCGCGATTGTCAGAGCGCGCAGCGATACCTAAGGACGTTATTATTATCGATGCACTGCCACTAACGGCGGTTGGTAAGACCTTCAAGCCCGCCTTGGTGATGCGAGAAATTGAGTATGTGGTGCGCAATGAAGCTACGCAGCTAGGTATTGACCTTAACGCTGTCGTGGTAGAACAAGACAACAAACTGGGAATTGTCGCGCACATCACGCTGCCCAGTGACAAGCATCAGATGCTCGAGGAAACCTTGGCTCTGTACACCTTTAAAACAAGGCTACAGTCATCCGACTAA
- a CDS encoding MFS transporter: protein MDTNRSIRLLTYLMFFIFAMTTDAVGVIIPVIIKTFDLSLTQASAFHYGTMIAIAVSGIGLGFLSDRFGRKAIIILGLGLFAACCFAFVIGSSFTHFLVLVTLSGLAIGIFKTAAIGLMGDVSRSNVEHTRTMNMAEGFFAVGAIIGPAIVSYLLNQEVSWIYLYVIAGGFALTLAVIAARTPYPPTTSTEQDKTSLSDTLAMLKDPYALGFSLAIALYVVAEAAIYVWMPTYLLDYDGSVPMLATYALSIFFVCRALGRFVGAYILHRFAWQTVLMLFSGAVALCYVGAMIFGVNAAAVLLPISGLFMSVLYPTINSKGISCFRPAQHGAIAGVILFFTAVAAALGPMVMGILGDMFGQVFYGFVFTAVCAVTLFALSFVNWWLDPTQSRLAEGQANL, encoded by the coding sequence ATGGATACGAACCGCTCTATCAGACTACTGACGTATCTGATGTTTTTTATTTTCGCCATGACGACAGACGCCGTGGGCGTAATCATCCCTGTCATCATTAAAACCTTCGATTTATCGCTCACTCAGGCCAGCGCATTCCACTACGGCACCATGATCGCTATTGCCGTTAGCGGTATCGGTTTGGGTTTTTTGTCTGATCGATTTGGACGAAAAGCGATCATTATACTTGGGCTTGGTTTGTTCGCTGCATGCTGCTTTGCCTTCGTGATCGGGTCGTCTTTCACACACTTTCTGGTGTTAGTCACACTATCGGGCTTAGCCATAGGTATTTTTAAGACGGCAGCCATCGGTCTAATGGGGGATGTATCACGGTCAAACGTCGAGCACACCCGAACCATGAATATGGCAGAAGGTTTTTTTGCGGTAGGTGCCATCATTGGCCCCGCCATCGTCAGCTATTTACTCAACCAAGAGGTCTCTTGGATTTACTTATACGTCATTGCCGGCGGTTTTGCGTTGACTTTGGCTGTGATTGCCGCGAGAACACCCTACCCTCCAACGACGTCCACAGAGCAGGACAAGACTTCGTTAAGCGACACACTTGCCATGCTGAAAGACCCATACGCACTCGGATTTAGTTTGGCGATTGCACTGTACGTCGTAGCGGAAGCCGCTATTTACGTGTGGATGCCGACCTATTTGCTGGACTACGATGGCAGTGTCCCAATGCTCGCAACCTACGCACTGTCTATATTTTTCGTATGCCGTGCTTTAGGCCGTTTTGTTGGTGCTTACATCTTACACAGGTTTGCTTGGCAAACAGTTCTTATGTTGTTCAGCGGTGCCGTAGCGCTGTGTTATGTCGGAGCAATGATATTCGGTGTCAACGCCGCCGCAGTCTTATTACCTATCTCAGGGTTGTTTATGTCGGTGCTTTACCCAACAATCAATTCGAAAGGGATTTCTTGTTTCAGGCCTGCCCAACATGGCGCAATTGCCGGTGTTATCTTATTTTTTACCGCGGTGGCGGCAGCACTTGGCCCCATGGTGATGGGCATTCTGGGTGATATGTTTGGGCAAGTGTTTTATGGCTTTGTGTTCACGGCAGTCTGTGCAGTGACTTTGTTTGCCCTAAGCTTCGTCAATTGGTGGCTGGACCCGACACAAAGTCGGCTGGCTGAAGGGCAGGCAAATTTATGA
- a CDS encoding glutathione S-transferase family protein, which yields MTEPDVLDVYGLKVSYFSGKLESFLRYKGIPYRFHAMTAKQFMHTIPEATGAMQMPAVQLNDGRWLTDTTPMIEWLDERYPKHTIYPSDPVQKFIGCLIEDYADEWLWRPAMHFRWSYPLSAKLLVQQITDDMGRDIPAPGWLKRWRTRRRQFQNFVKNDGVNATSRAHIEGSYLRLLQALRTALANKPFLLGQRPTIADIGLMGPCLRHFAMDPTPGAIMREEYPDVMAWVYRVWAARADRCEGPLDSGVPVDLDPLLIEIAETHIPALIANAQAWQQDQELHNFTVQATLYKNIRTSPYRVWCLERLQERLKGLDAVDRKRLDQRLNSIPIISGLEYLGSVQSGYDPEHRAPFIRKSWPVFNKIRG from the coding sequence GTGACAGAGCCAGACGTATTAGATGTCTACGGACTTAAAGTATCCTACTTTAGTGGCAAGCTGGAATCGTTTTTACGCTACAAAGGCATTCCGTATCGATTTCATGCGATGACGGCGAAGCAATTTATGCACACTATTCCCGAGGCCACGGGTGCTATGCAAATGCCAGCGGTGCAGCTTAACGATGGTCGTTGGTTGACTGATACCACCCCGATGATTGAGTGGCTCGATGAGCGCTACCCCAAACATACGATTTATCCCAGTGATCCTGTTCAGAAATTCATAGGCTGCTTGATCGAAGATTACGCCGATGAATGGTTGTGGCGTCCCGCCATGCATTTTCGGTGGAGTTATCCCTTAAGCGCGAAGTTGCTGGTGCAGCAAATCACTGATGATATGGGGCGGGATATCCCAGCGCCAGGCTGGTTGAAGCGTTGGCGAACTCGTCGACGGCAATTTCAGAACTTTGTGAAAAATGACGGGGTTAACGCCACCAGCCGAGCACACATAGAAGGTTCGTACTTGCGGTTGCTGCAGGCCCTGCGAACGGCCTTGGCTAATAAGCCTTTTTTGTTGGGGCAGCGGCCGACGATTGCTGATATCGGTCTCATGGGTCCCTGTTTACGTCATTTTGCGATGGACCCAACCCCTGGTGCGATTATGCGCGAGGAGTATCCAGACGTGATGGCTTGGGTTTATCGTGTTTGGGCTGCACGTGCTGATCGCTGTGAAGGGCCGCTCGACTCGGGTGTTCCTGTTGATCTGGATCCTCTTTTAATTGAAATCGCTGAGACTCATATCCCGGCGCTCATCGCGAATGCACAGGCCTGGCAGCAAGACCAAGAGCTGCATAACTTTACCGTGCAGGCTACATTGTACAAGAACATCCGCACCTCTCCATATCGCGTATGGTGTCTGGAACGCTTACAAGAGCGATTAAAAGGGCTTGACGCTGTCGACCGCAAGCGATTGGATCAGCGTTTGAACAGTATCCCTATCATTTCTGGTTTAGAGTATTTGGGCTCTGTTCAAAGTGGTTACGACCCAGAGCACCGGGCACCTTTTATTCGAAAGTCTTGGCCCGTATTCAATAAGATTCGCGGCTAG
- a CDS encoding IS3 family transposase (programmed frameshift) has product MKKRYSDEQIIKAIKEHEAGAKVEDICRNLGISNGTFYNWRSKFAGMEVSEAKRLRELESENNKLKRLLADKLLEVEAMKDVLFKKVVKPASRKQAAKHMIAEHRISERAACRLAGISRTAYRYQARPSNDGALRARLKELAVDQSAYGYLLLHGLLKAEGLVVNRKRTYRIYTEEGLQVRTKKRKKLQRPRQPMEVPLGVNQRWSMDFVSDQLSNGRRFRVLNIVDDYSREMVGQLVSVSISGRQVARFLGQLIESREQPKTIVCDNGTEFTSKAMFFWSQEAGVKLGFIQPGKPTQNAFVESLNGKFRNECLNRHWFRSMEEARVEIDQWRHHYNHVRPHSSLDYLPPVAFAKQAA; this is encoded by the exons ATGAAGAAGCGATACAGCGACGAACAAATCATCAAAGCCATCAAAGAGCATGAGGCGGGGGCCAAGGTTGAAGACATCTGTCGCAACCTGGGTATATCAAATGGCACCTTCTATAACTGGCGTAGCAAGTTCGCCGGTATGGAAGTCAGCGAAGCCAAGCGGTTACGGGAGCTTGAGAGCGAGAACAATAAGCTCAAGAGACTATTAGCCGACAAGCTCCTTGAAGTTGAAGCAATGAAGGATGTGCTAT TCAAAAAAGTGGTGAAGCCTGCTAGTCGCAAGCAGGCAGCCAAACACATGATCGCAGAACACCGCATCAGTGAACGAGCGGCCTGCCGGTTGGCGGGCATTAGCCGAACGGCCTACCGTTATCAGGCCAGACCAAGTAACGACGGAGCCCTGAGAGCGAGGTTAAAGGAATTGGCCGTTGATCAATCCGCCTATGGATATTTATTGCTGCACGGGTTGCTCAAGGCAGAGGGGTTGGTTGTTAACAGGAAACGTACTTACCGGATTTACACAGAGGAAGGCCTGCAGGTGCGCACTAAGAAGAGGAAGAAGCTCCAGCGGCCTCGCCAGCCAATGGAAGTGCCTCTGGGTGTTAATCAACGCTGGTCGATGGATTTTGTGTCGGATCAGCTGAGTAACGGGCGGCGCTTTCGTGTACTGAATATCGTCGATGATTATTCGCGAGAGATGGTTGGGCAACTGGTTTCTGTGTCGATTAGTGGTCGGCAAGTCGCTCGCTTCCTTGGTCAGTTAATTGAAAGCCGGGAACAACCAAAAACGATTGTTTGCGACAACGGCACGGAATTTACCAGTAAGGCCATGTTTTTCTGGAGCCAAGAGGCCGGAGTAAAGCTTGGCTTCATACAGCCGGGAAAACCAACGCAGAATGCTTTCGTGGAAAGCTTGAATGGAAAGTTTAGGAACGAGTGTTTAAACCGCCACTGGTTCCGGTCAATGGAGGAAGCTAGAGTGGAGATCGATCAGTGGCGGCACCACTACAACCACGTTCGACCACACAGTTCTCTGGATTATTTGCCACCTGTTGCATTCGCAAAACAGGCGGCGTAA
- a CDS encoding LacI family DNA-binding transcriptional regulator, translating into MSKSNRDLQMADIAALAGVSKSTVSRALADSPLVNNKTKALVRKIAKEKNYRFNSAARNFRTKQTLTIAVIIAAADDVEWSISDPFFLEITAAIAEALDQRGHQLLLTRTRPQQAEWIETFIRNRQADGVIVIGQGSIHTQLNELAEQFDVLSVWGAPVEGGQAYALAGSNNLQGGRLAGEHIAETGRKNIAFVGYQDHPEIASRFAGVQQGLAEHQLSISSELVFGSLMDRNTGEKSLEQLVNRRDEYDAVIAASDMQAFKVMSALQSVGVDIPRDVAVIGYDDIPAAAIYHPTLTTIRQDRSAGAELLVDNLLKVLDGKGPSCIELEPELIIRESA; encoded by the coding sequence ATGAGCAAATCAAATCGCGACCTTCAAATGGCCGACATCGCTGCCTTAGCTGGGGTATCAAAGTCGACCGTCTCTAGAGCCCTGGCAGACTCGCCCTTGGTCAACAATAAAACTAAGGCGCTGGTTCGCAAAATCGCAAAGGAAAAGAACTACCGATTTAACTCCGCCGCACGTAACTTCCGAACCAAACAAACCCTGACCATTGCCGTCATTATCGCCGCAGCGGACGATGTGGAATGGAGCATCTCTGACCCTTTCTTTCTAGAGATTACCGCAGCGATAGCCGAGGCACTTGATCAACGCGGGCACCAGCTGCTGCTGACACGCACTCGTCCACAGCAGGCCGAATGGATAGAAACCTTTATCCGCAACCGTCAAGCAGACGGCGTTATTGTTATTGGACAGGGTTCAATTCACACACAGTTGAATGAGCTCGCCGAACAATTCGATGTTCTTTCGGTTTGGGGTGCCCCTGTGGAAGGCGGGCAGGCTTATGCACTGGCCGGATCGAATAATCTACAAGGTGGAAGATTGGCCGGTGAGCATATTGCCGAGACCGGACGAAAGAACATCGCATTCGTGGGTTATCAAGATCACCCAGAAATTGCGAGCCGCTTTGCCGGAGTGCAACAAGGTCTTGCCGAGCATCAATTGAGTATCAGCTCGGAGTTGGTCTTTGGTTCGCTAATGGATCGCAACACGGGCGAGAAAAGTTTAGAGCAACTCGTCAATCGCCGCGATGAATACGATGCAGTCATTGCCGCCAGCGACATGCAAGCATTTAAAGTCATGTCGGCCCTGCAAAGCGTCGGAGTGGATATACCCCGTGATGTCGCGGTGATTGGGTATGACGATATTCCCGCCGCTGCGATTTATCACCCGACGCTGACCACGATACGGCAAGATCGCTCAGCCGGCGCTGAATTGCTGGTCGACAATTTATTGAAGGTATTAGACGGAAAAGGCCCGAGCTGTATTGAACTCGAGCCTGAATTGATAATACGCGAATCAGCCTGA
- a CDS encoding TonB-dependent receptor domain-containing protein yields MRQYTTVVTRKSPLSAAVAATLMLLSSNTYSQELEEVIVTGVAREGVSKLEASVSVSSLNSYDIEKLSPRSVAELFRALPGIRSESSGGNGNANITVRGIPLATGGSKYMQLHEDGLPVLEFGDMNFANTDNFIRSDWSVGRVESIRGGSASTVASNSPGGIINMISKKGGDDAGAVGITIGADYDEFRTDFEYGGSLASDITYHVAGFFRDGEGVRETGFNGDNGGQIKFNITKELKDGYLRFYGKQLDDKVTTYLPSPVLVKSNGSFGAVPGYDASSQTLHSVQTNNIVTYDPYGNPKSRAVSDGIESKVSAFGFEFDKDLGNGWTVNNKFRNSSVEGGFISPFTDGFAGGTSTIAAKGAALCADASVGGVSIDCSGGVAAFVDGQVADPNQLAFTNLLFDTTFDDVGLLVNDLSFSKDFDRFSVNAGYYYSKQNIDITWNSWHTRMQTLAGKGSQNITYVALGAGIDADGNSVDVMLADNGALTQSFLSWDWDLEYVTTAPYINVAFEVNDRLNIEAGVRRDETKASGRRLDGCCGGNSSVDLNGNGSVGSYEVVGGVITRLDSDALLENAGAVSAGFITGGVRQLNDNAAAVTRVNYTADNTSYTFGATYMLNDDASIFVRYSDGGRAVADRLTQVAGSLQANGALTSTTDGYDNVEQLEVGYKHQAEDWAFYATLFDTMVEETNAEITSGLTFVREYEATGLELEGDYDFGNGFRINGNLTWIDAEIAKDATNASVVGNTPRRQADMIYTISPEYSFGNGLIGASVVGSSDFYLQDSNQLKQDAYQLVHVYANYQLSDALTVSLNVNNITDEFVITESEESAAAAGDFVRARPLSGRSTSISVRYDF; encoded by the coding sequence ATGCGTCAATACACAACAGTGGTAACCCGTAAATCCCCACTCAGTGCAGCTGTTGCAGCTACGCTGATGTTACTGTCTAGCAACACCTACTCGCAGGAGCTTGAGGAAGTCATCGTCACTGGTGTGGCGAGAGAAGGCGTTTCTAAATTAGAAGCGAGTGTCTCCGTGAGCTCGTTAAATTCTTACGATATTGAAAAGCTATCGCCTCGATCAGTCGCTGAATTGTTCCGTGCCTTACCTGGTATACGCTCTGAAAGTTCAGGCGGTAATGGTAATGCCAATATCACGGTTCGCGGCATTCCACTCGCGACAGGTGGATCTAAGTACATGCAGTTACATGAAGACGGTTTGCCTGTTCTAGAATTTGGCGACATGAACTTTGCCAACACGGACAACTTCATTCGCTCGGACTGGAGCGTTGGTCGAGTTGAGTCGATTCGCGGTGGTTCGGCGTCGACTGTAGCGTCGAACTCTCCTGGCGGTATCATCAACATGATTAGCAAAAAAGGTGGCGATGACGCTGGCGCCGTCGGTATTACCATCGGTGCTGACTACGATGAGTTTCGTACCGATTTTGAGTACGGCGGTAGTTTGGCGAGCGACATCACTTATCATGTTGCAGGTTTTTTCCGCGATGGTGAGGGTGTTCGTGAAACGGGCTTTAATGGTGATAACGGTGGCCAGATTAAATTTAATATCACCAAAGAGCTAAAAGACGGCTATTTGCGTTTTTATGGGAAACAGTTAGACGATAAAGTCACAACGTATTTGCCATCGCCTGTGCTGGTCAAATCTAATGGCTCGTTCGGTGCAGTTCCTGGATACGATGCAAGTTCGCAAACGCTCCACTCGGTACAGACCAATAACATTGTCACTTACGACCCCTATGGCAACCCGAAATCTCGCGCCGTCTCTGATGGTATTGAGTCTAAGGTTTCAGCCTTCGGATTCGAGTTTGATAAAGACCTGGGCAACGGCTGGACTGTAAACAACAAGTTCCGGAATTCTAGTGTTGAAGGTGGTTTCATCTCTCCCTTCACCGACGGTTTTGCCGGCGGTACGTCAACCATTGCCGCTAAAGGTGCGGCTCTATGTGCTGACGCAAGCGTCGGAGGTGTGTCCATTGACTGTTCGGGTGGCGTTGCAGCCTTCGTCGACGGTCAGGTCGCTGACCCAAATCAGCTAGCATTCACGAACTTACTGTTCGACACCACATTTGATGACGTGGGCTTATTGGTTAACGATTTAAGCTTTAGCAAAGATTTTGATCGCTTTAGCGTGAATGCCGGTTATTACTATTCGAAGCAGAACATTGATATTACTTGGAATAGCTGGCACACCCGCATGCAGACTTTGGCCGGCAAGGGTAGCCAGAATATCACTTACGTAGCCCTGGGTGCGGGCATTGACGCGGATGGAAACTCGGTCGATGTCATGCTAGCCGACAATGGCGCCTTGACTCAAAGTTTCCTATCTTGGGACTGGGATCTCGAGTACGTGACAACGGCTCCATACATCAACGTGGCTTTCGAGGTGAATGATCGCTTAAACATCGAGGCAGGTGTTCGTCGTGATGAGACCAAAGCAAGTGGTCGTCGTTTAGACGGATGCTGTGGTGGTAATTCGAGTGTTGATCTTAACGGCAATGGCTCGGTAGGCTCTTATGAAGTGGTTGGCGGTGTGATAACTCGCTTGGATTCAGATGCGCTGTTAGAGAACGCTGGTGCAGTGTCTGCTGGGTTCATTACGGGCGGCGTCCGTCAGCTGAATGACAATGCAGCTGCGGTCACTCGCGTTAATTACACTGCTGACAATACCTCTTACACCTTTGGTGCAACCTACATGTTGAATGATGATGCATCGATCTTCGTGCGCTACTCCGACGGCGGTCGTGCCGTGGCTGATCGTTTGACTCAGGTCGCAGGTTCATTGCAGGCCAATGGCGCTTTAACGTCAACAACGGATGGTTACGACAACGTCGAACAGCTTGAAGTGGGCTATAAGCATCAAGCCGAGGATTGGGCGTTTTATGCAACCTTGTTCGACACCATGGTTGAAGAGACCAATGCGGAGATTACCAGTGGTTTGACCTTTGTTCGCGAGTACGAGGCAACCGGTTTGGAACTCGAGGGCGACTACGATTTTGGTAATGGTTTTCGCATCAACGGTAACCTGACATGGATCGACGCCGAAATCGCAAAAGATGCCACCAATGCGTCGGTAGTGGGTAATACACCGCGTCGTCAGGCTGACATGATCTACACCATTTCGCCTGAATACTCGTTTGGTAACGGCCTGATCGGTGCCTCGGTGGTCGGTTCATCAGACTTCTATCTTCAAGATAGCAATCAGCTGAAGCAAGACGCGTATCAGTTAGTCCACGTATACGCTAACTACCAGCTGTCTGATGCTTTAACCGTAAGCTTAAATGTAAACAACATAACCGATGAGTTTGTTATTACGGAATCGGAAGAGAGTGCTGCGGCAGCCGGTGATTTTGTTCGAGCACGTCCTTTAAGTGGTCGGTCAACATCTATCAGTGTTCGTTACGATTTCTGA
- a CDS encoding ROK family protein has translation MSQAIFAAIEAGGTKWLVSVGSSPETAAQTRIPTEHPKVTMGAAVDFIAEQIKQQGAIQAIGIGSFGPIGINPNDSDYGVIGKTPKPHWTGADLLSTFSQFNVPLKIESDVNAAALAEAKSLLPQDNGRLIYITVGTGIGAGVVDNGQVSNGVHHPEMGHIRLPHHPDDNYAGHCPIHGACLEGLACGPSIIDRWGKDLSALGSAHHSHDIIGYYLGSFAANLLLTYAPNYIVLGGGVSLTDGLLNRVRLSAFEQLGGYLGRFHHVDELSTVIQSPSLDILSGISGAYLLAEQALQAASV, from the coding sequence ATGAGCCAAGCTATTTTCGCAGCGATAGAAGCTGGCGGCACCAAATGGCTGGTCAGCGTTGGCTCCAGCCCAGAGACAGCCGCACAAACCCGAATCCCGACCGAGCATCCGAAAGTTACAATGGGTGCAGCGGTCGACTTCATTGCCGAGCAAATCAAGCAGCAAGGCGCTATCCAAGCCATCGGTATTGGCAGCTTTGGCCCCATCGGGATCAACCCAAATGACAGCGACTACGGCGTGATCGGAAAAACACCCAAGCCACATTGGACGGGTGCCGACCTGTTAAGTACGTTTTCCCAGTTTAATGTCCCCCTAAAGATCGAATCTGATGTTAACGCAGCAGCATTAGCCGAAGCCAAATCACTGCTACCTCAAGATAATGGGCGCTTAATCTACATTACTGTGGGCACGGGTATTGGTGCGGGCGTAGTCGATAACGGACAAGTGAGTAATGGTGTGCATCATCCAGAAATGGGCCATATTCGACTCCCGCATCACCCCGACGATAACTATGCGGGGCACTGCCCGATACACGGTGCGTGTCTTGAGGGACTCGCCTGCGGCCCATCGATTATTGATCGTTGGGGTAAAGACTTGAGTGCGCTTGGCAGCGCTCATCACTCGCACGATATTATCGGCTACTACTTGGGTAGCTTTGCCGCCAATTTACTACTGACCTATGCGCCCAATTACATTGTCCTTGGGGGTGGCGTCTCGCTGACCGATGGCTTGCTGAACCGCGTGCGCCTTAGCGCTTTCGAGCAATTGGGTGGATATCTCGGCCGGTTCCATCATGTCGACGAGTTAAGCACGGTGATTCAGTCACCCAGTCTAGACATCTTATCGGGGATCTCGGGTGCTTATCTCCTGGCTGAGCAGGCTTTACAAGCGGCATCCGTCTAG